A window of Gemmatimonadales bacterium contains these coding sequences:
- a CDS encoding MlaD family protein, with the protein MKRGNEFVVGLVVLGSLALVIGGALWLSGRGMNSQQDIYVARFRTVGGLGVGAPVTLRGVKVGRVEAIRLARDEWVEAELTVDKTVTLPRKPAVISASNSLFGEWAANIIPFEPLPDDPNVRAALVESDTTGGDAWPGATLPDIGQLTAQASRIAGDVADVTQRIRGVFDTTALHQLQQSVLDLASISHRVAKFTDAQADRLDHVSKSVATSADAFAGIARSFEHTVSRMDTATNANQLQEILNNTRSASADLKDAAHDFRSVMAAAHESQGSLVRTLQTADSLLSRIERGQGTLGRLAADSALYVETTRTVTELRQLLADIKANPKRYFKVSVF; encoded by the coding sequence GTGAAGCGCGGCAACGAGTTTGTGGTCGGCCTGGTGGTGCTCGGCTCGCTCGCCCTGGTGATCGGCGGCGCGCTCTGGCTGAGCGGGCGGGGGATGAACAGCCAGCAGGACATTTACGTCGCGCGCTTCCGCACCGTGGGCGGCCTCGGTGTCGGCGCGCCGGTCACACTCCGCGGCGTCAAAGTGGGCCGGGTCGAGGCGATCCGCCTCGCGCGCGACGAATGGGTGGAAGCCGAGCTCACCGTCGACAAGACCGTCACGTTGCCGCGAAAGCCGGCGGTGATCTCCGCCTCCAACAGCCTGTTCGGCGAGTGGGCGGCGAACATCATCCCGTTCGAGCCGCTGCCGGACGATCCCAACGTGCGCGCGGCGCTGGTCGAATCCGATACCACCGGCGGCGATGCATGGCCCGGCGCCACGCTGCCCGACATCGGCCAGCTCACCGCCCAGGCGAGCCGCATCGCGGGCGACGTGGCCGACGTGACCCAGCGCATCCGCGGCGTGTTCGACACCACCGCGCTGCATCAGTTGCAGCAGAGCGTGCTCGACCTCGCGTCGATCTCCCACCGCGTCGCCAAATTCACCGATGCGCAGGCCGACCGCCTTGACCACGTGAGCAAGAGCGTCGCCACCTCGGCCGACGCGTTCGCCGGCATCGCGCGGAGCTTCGAGCACACGGTATCGCGCATGGACACGGCCACCAACGCGAACCAGTTGCAGGAGATCCTCAACAACACCCGCAGTGCGAGCGCCGACCTGAAGGACGCGGCGCACGACTTCCGCTCAGTGATGGCGGCCGCGCATGAGAGCCAGGGGAGCCTCGTGCGCACGCTGCAAACCGCCGACTCGCTGCTCTCCCGGATCGAGCGCGGCCAGGGCACCCTCGGCCGGCTGGCCGCCGACTCCGCGCTCTACGTGGAGACCACGCGTACCGTCACCGAGCTCCGCCAGCTCCTCGCCGACATCAAGGCGAACCCCAAGCGGTACTTCAAGGTGTCGGTGTTCTGA
- the atpG gene encoding ATP synthase F1 subunit gamma translates to MAKGRALKGRSRSVRNTRKITRTMELVATSKLKRAQDRVTAARPYAEALREVIDDLVTPDLAGQFPLLRAPKPPAQGGPRRAAVLLITSNRGLAGAFNSNLIKEARRRIAELEAAGYEVALYGIGKKGIGFFKYLGRPLAGQRTDIGDRPTAEHAAEIVQPLIDAYVAGELASVDLIQARFISALQTPPATVRILPVGADGRTDGQADGRTGGQSEVKPDYILAPSADAILKELLPLYVRNAVYRGLVETAAAEHGARRTAMKNATDNAGELIEKLTRTYNRQRQAQITQEIAEIVGGAAALQG, encoded by the coding sequence ATGGCGAAGGGACGCGCGCTCAAGGGCCGGAGTCGCTCGGTCCGCAACACGCGCAAGATCACGCGGACGATGGAGCTGGTCGCAACGTCCAAGCTCAAGCGCGCCCAGGATCGAGTGACCGCCGCCCGGCCGTACGCCGAGGCGCTGCGCGAAGTGATCGACGACCTGGTGACGCCGGATCTGGCCGGCCAGTTCCCGCTCCTCCGCGCGCCCAAGCCGCCCGCGCAGGGCGGCCCGCGGCGGGCGGCGGTGCTGCTCATCACGTCGAACCGCGGACTTGCCGGCGCCTTCAACTCGAACCTGATCAAGGAAGCGCGCCGGCGGATCGCGGAGCTGGAGGCTGCCGGGTACGAGGTTGCGCTCTATGGGATCGGCAAGAAGGGGATCGGCTTCTTCAAGTATCTGGGCCGTCCCCTGGCCGGGCAGCGCACCGACATCGGCGACCGGCCGACGGCCGAGCACGCCGCTGAGATCGTGCAGCCGCTCATCGACGCGTACGTGGCGGGCGAGCTTGCGAGCGTGGATCTGATCCAGGCCCGCTTCATCAGCGCCTTGCAGACGCCGCCGGCGACGGTGCGGATTCTGCCGGTGGGGGCGGATGGACGGACGGACGGACAGGCGGACGGACGGACCGGCGGACAGAGTGAGGTCAAGCCGGATTACATTCTGGCGCCGAGCGCGGATGCAATCCTGAAAGAATTGCTGCCGCTCTACGTGCGGAACGCGGTGTATCGCGGATTGGTGGAAACGGCGGCGGCCGAGCACGGCGCCCGCCGGACCGCCATGAAGAATGCAACCGACAACGCGGGCGAGCTGATCGAGAAGCTGACCCGCACCTACAATCGCCAGCGGCAGGCGCAGATCACGCAGGAGATTGCGGAGATCGTCGGCGGCGCCGCAGCGCTGCAAGGCTGA
- a CDS encoding NUDIX hydrolase: MAKRRADLEVSAGGIIFRRLPERVTHFLLIRDSYDNWGFPKGHIEDGEAPAETARRETQEETGLGDLLLHGPIRIIDWHFRFRGRHIHKYCHFFLFESPGEEPRPQAAEGITACVWQPLDQALETLSYDNARGVLKRAGEMVRTLVATGAGRPPRGTSTRTEPASPNPAS; this comes from the coding sequence ATGGCGAAGCGCCGCGCCGACCTCGAGGTGAGCGCGGGCGGAATCATCTTCCGCCGCCTGCCCGAGCGCGTGACGCACTTTCTCCTCATCCGCGACTCCTATGACAACTGGGGCTTCCCGAAGGGGCACATCGAGGACGGGGAGGCGCCGGCCGAGACGGCGCGCCGTGAAACGCAGGAGGAGACGGGCCTCGGCGACCTGCTGCTGCACGGCCCCATCCGCATCATCGACTGGCACTTCCGATTTCGCGGCCGGCACATCCACAAGTACTGCCATTTCTTTCTGTTCGAGTCCCCGGGAGAGGAGCCGCGTCCGCAGGCGGCCGAAGGGATCACCGCCTGCGTATGGCAACCGCTCGACCAGGCACTCGAGACCCTCTCCTACGACAACGCTCGCGGTGTGCTGAAGCGCGCCGGCGAGATGGTGCGGACCCTCGTGGCCACCGGGGCCGGACGGCCACCGCGCGGCACGAGCACCCGGACCGAACCCGCCTCGCCGAACCCGGCGTCCTGA
- the atpD gene encoding F0F1 ATP synthase subunit beta, translating to MATVAATQARSTTDEQVPKDTGHVVQIIGPVLDVEFEPEHLPEIYNALVIDSPERNIHVVAEVQQHVGQNQVRAVAMSSTDGMVRGMTVVDTGGPITVPVGEAPLGRILNVLGEPVDGGPPIPPDTERWPIHRDTPKFTELEPKTEIFETGIKVVDLIAPFVKGGKIGLFGGAGVGKTVVIQELIHNVQRGHGGRSVFCGVGERTREGNDLYLEFAEAHILDSVALIYGQMNEPPGARLRVGLSGLTIAEYFRDVEGQDVLLFIDNIFRFTQAGSEVSALLGRMPSAVGYQPTLATEMGDLQERITSTTKGSITSVQAIYVPADDLTDPAPATAFAHLDATVVLSRAISELGIYPAVDPLDSSSRILAPQFVGERHYNVAIGVQRTLQRYKALQDIIAILGMDELSEEDKLVVARARRIQRFLSQPFHVAEQFTGIPGKYVKLEDTVASFERVLSGEFDSLPEQAFYMVGGIDEAVEKAKKLAAS from the coding sequence ATGGCAACCGTAGCTGCGACCCAGGCGCGTTCTACGACGGACGAGCAGGTCCCCAAAGATACCGGGCACGTTGTCCAGATCATCGGCCCCGTGCTCGACGTCGAGTTCGAGCCCGAGCACCTGCCTGAGATCTACAACGCGCTCGTGATCGACAGCCCCGAGCGCAACATCCATGTCGTCGCCGAGGTGCAGCAGCACGTGGGACAGAACCAGGTGCGCGCCGTCGCGATGAGCAGCACCGACGGCATGGTGCGCGGCATGACCGTGGTCGACACCGGCGGGCCGATCACCGTTCCCGTCGGCGAAGCCCCCCTCGGCCGCATCCTCAATGTGCTGGGCGAGCCGGTGGACGGCGGGCCGCCGATTCCGCCCGACACCGAGCGCTGGCCGATCCACCGGGATACACCCAAGTTCACCGAGCTCGAGCCCAAGACCGAGATCTTCGAGACCGGGATCAAGGTCGTCGACCTCATCGCGCCGTTCGTAAAGGGCGGCAAGATCGGCCTGTTCGGCGGCGCCGGGGTGGGCAAGACGGTCGTCATTCAGGAGCTCATCCACAACGTGCAGAGGGGCCACGGCGGCCGCTCGGTGTTCTGCGGCGTGGGCGAGCGCACCCGCGAGGGCAACGACCTCTATCTCGAGTTCGCAGAAGCGCACATCCTGGACTCCGTGGCGCTCATCTACGGTCAGATGAACGAGCCGCCGGGTGCGCGGCTCCGGGTGGGCCTCTCGGGCCTCACGATCGCGGAATACTTCCGTGACGTCGAGGGGCAGGACGTGCTGCTCTTCATCGATAACATCTTCCGCTTCACCCAGGCGGGCTCGGAGGTCTCTGCGTTGCTCGGCCGGATGCCGAGCGCGGTGGGCTACCAGCCGACGCTGGCGACGGAAATGGGTGACCTGCAGGAGCGGATCACGTCGACCACCAAGGGCTCGATCACGTCGGTGCAGGCGATCTACGTCCCGGCCGACGACCTCACCGATCCGGCGCCGGCCACGGCATTCGCCCACCTCGACGCGACCGTGGTGCTCTCGCGCGCCATCTCGGAGCTGGGCATCTACCCGGCGGTGGACCCGCTGGACAGCTCGAGCCGCATCCTGGCCCCGCAGTTCGTGGGCGAGCGGCACTACAACGTCGCGATCGGCGTGCAGCGCACGCTCCAGCGCTACAAGGCGCTGCAGGACATCATCGCGATCCTCGGCATGGACGAGCTGTCGGAGGAGGACAAGCTGGTCGTCGCGCGGGCGCGGCGGATTCAGCGGTTCCTCTCGCAGCCGTTCCACGTGGCCGAGCAGTTCACCGGTATCCCCGGCAAGTACGTAAAGCTGGAGGACACGGTGGCGAGCTTCGAGCGGGTGTTGAGCGGCGAGTTTGACAGCCTCCCGGAGCAGGCCTTCTATATGGTGGGAGGCATCGACGAGGCGGTGGAGAAGGCCAAGAAGCTCGCGGCGTCGTGA
- the atpC gene encoding ATP synthase F1 subunit epsilon, whose protein sequence is MKVTVISPEASIFDGDADAIVAPAFDGEVGILPNHAPFMTLLGAGTLVVRRADGVTRFAVRGGFLQVVNDRVRIVAEHVGGASHAP, encoded by the coding sequence ATGAAGGTCACAGTCATCTCGCCCGAGGCATCTATCTTCGATGGCGACGCCGATGCTATTGTGGCGCCGGCGTTCGACGGCGAAGTGGGGATCCTGCCCAACCATGCCCCATTCATGACGTTGCTTGGTGCTGGCACGCTCGTCGTCCGCCGCGCGGATGGCGTGACGCGGTTCGCCGTCCGAGGCGGGTTCCTGCAGGTCGTGAATGATCGCGTACGCATTGTCGCCGAACACGTCGGAGGAGCGTCGCATGCGCCGTAG
- the atpA gene encoding F0F1 ATP synthase subunit alpha — protein sequence MATDTILRPGELKDILLREIEAADLGTTDTAEVGTVLEVRDGVARIYGLKSAEAGEMLEFTAQETGETVTGLVLNLEEDNVGAAIMGDYLKLKEGDEVRRTGRLLEVPAGPAMLGRVVDALGRPVDGRGQIHTSASRPVEMIAPGIIVRQPVKEPLQTGIKAIDSMIPIGRGQRELIIGDRGTGKTAIAVDTILNQKGQGVVCVYVAIGQKRSTVATVVEKLKDAGAMEYTIVVVASASEPAPLQYIAPYAGCALAEYFMYEEGKATLCVYDDLSKQAAAYRQLSLILRRPPGREAYPGDVFYLHSRLLERAAKISENPELTKLDPRIKKPGGSLTALPIIETQAGDVSAYIPTNVISITDGQIFLTTDLFFANVRPAVDPGISVSRVGGNAQIKAMKQVAGPLRLSLAQYRELEAFAQFGSDLDAATQRELARGARLVEILKQPQYHPMPVEQQVAIIFAATNGFLDDVPVPQIRKWERDFLTYLEAQQPKVLEGIRTKKALDEELTGALKSAIAAFKPLFVPAD from the coding sequence ATGGCGACTGATACGATCCTCCGCCCCGGCGAGCTCAAGGACATCCTCCTTCGGGAGATTGAGGCCGCCGATCTCGGCACGACCGACACGGCCGAGGTCGGCACGGTGCTCGAGGTGCGCGATGGCGTAGCCCGCATCTACGGACTCAAGTCCGCGGAAGCGGGCGAAATGCTCGAGTTCACGGCCCAGGAAACCGGCGAGACCGTTACGGGCCTGGTGCTCAACCTCGAGGAAGACAACGTGGGCGCCGCCATCATGGGCGACTACCTCAAGCTCAAGGAGGGCGACGAAGTTCGCCGCACCGGCCGCCTGCTCGAGGTGCCCGCGGGTCCCGCCATGCTGGGCCGCGTAGTGGACGCGCTTGGCCGTCCGGTGGATGGGCGCGGTCAGATCCACACCAGCGCGAGCCGCCCGGTCGAGATGATCGCGCCGGGCATCATCGTCCGGCAGCCGGTGAAGGAGCCGCTCCAGACCGGCATCAAGGCAATTGACTCGATGATCCCGATCGGCCGCGGGCAGCGGGAGCTCATCATCGGCGACCGCGGCACCGGCAAGACGGCCATTGCCGTCGACACCATTCTCAATCAAAAGGGACAGGGCGTCGTCTGCGTGTACGTCGCCATCGGGCAGAAGCGCTCGACGGTGGCGACCGTGGTGGAGAAGCTCAAGGACGCCGGCGCGATGGAGTACACGATCGTCGTCGTGGCCAGTGCGTCGGAGCCCGCGCCGCTTCAGTACATCGCGCCGTACGCCGGCTGCGCGCTCGCCGAGTACTTCATGTACGAGGAGGGGAAGGCGACCCTCTGCGTGTACGACGACCTCTCCAAGCAGGCGGCGGCGTACCGCCAGCTCTCCCTCATCCTGCGCCGTCCGCCCGGCCGGGAAGCGTACCCCGGCGACGTGTTCTACCTTCACAGCCGCCTGCTCGAGCGCGCGGCCAAGATCTCGGAGAACCCCGAGCTCACCAAGCTCGATCCGCGCATCAAGAAGCCGGGCGGCTCGCTCACCGCGCTCCCCATCATCGAGACCCAGGCGGGCGACGTCTCCGCGTACATCCCGACCAACGTCATCTCGATTACCGACGGCCAGATCTTCCTGACGACCGACCTCTTCTTCGCGAACGTGCGGCCGGCCGTAGACCCCGGCATCTCGGTGAGCCGGGTGGGCGGCAACGCGCAGATCAAGGCGATGAAACAGGTGGCGGGGCCGCTCCGGCTTTCGCTGGCGCAGTATCGCGAGCTGGAGGCATTCGCCCAGTTCGGCTCCGATCTCGACGCCGCCACGCAGCGGGAGCTCGCGCGTGGCGCGCGGCTGGTCGAGATCCTGAAGCAGCCGCAGTACCACCCGATGCCGGTGGAGCAGCAGGTCGCCATCATCTTCGCCGCGACCAACGGCTTCCTCGACGACGTGCCGGTGCCCCAGATCCGCAAGTGGGAGCGGGATTTCCTCACCTACCTCGAGGCGCAGCAGCCGAAGGTGCTGGAGGGGATCCGGACCAAGAAGGCGCTCGACGAGGAGCTGACCGGCGCGCTCAAGTCGGCGATCGCCGCGTTCAAGCCCCTCTTCGTTCCGGCCGACTGA
- a CDS encoding outer membrane beta-barrel protein, translated as MRRSRLGRTTLGSVLALILGAVPAAAQVRGIPVNNSGVPTGLAVYGDVGFSNSDAGKGTAFGASGRLGVGPFGITGTLDRFNPSGPADNITSVGGTLNYQVFGGPLVPLTATLQGGLGYDKVSDVKFYHVPIGLGIALTIPNPVLAIKPWLAPRVDIVHVTPPATVNVVGSGGSAALSSDTETHFGISGGVEFNLLNGIGLQASYDRVFVDGGDPGVFAAGLHYAFRIPGL; from the coding sequence ATGCGGCGCAGCAGGCTGGGGCGCACCACGCTCGGATCGGTGCTCGCGCTCATCCTCGGCGCCGTGCCGGCCGCGGCCCAGGTGCGCGGGATTCCCGTCAACAACAGCGGTGTTCCCACGGGGCTCGCCGTGTATGGCGATGTGGGATTCTCGAATTCCGACGCCGGCAAGGGCACGGCCTTCGGCGCGAGCGGACGGCTCGGAGTCGGGCCGTTCGGCATCACTGGCACCCTCGACAGGTTCAACCCCTCGGGTCCCGCCGACAACATTACCAGCGTCGGTGGCACGCTCAATTACCAGGTGTTCGGGGGCCCGCTCGTGCCGCTCACCGCGACGCTCCAGGGCGGCCTCGGCTACGACAAGGTATCGGACGTGAAGTTCTATCACGTCCCGATCGGGCTCGGCATCGCGCTTACGATTCCCAATCCGGTGCTGGCCATCAAGCCCTGGCTCGCGCCGCGGGTCGACATCGTACACGTGACGCCGCCGGCCACCGTGAACGTCGTGGGAAGCGGCGGCTCCGCCGCGCTCTCGTCCGACACCGAGACCCATTTCGGCATCAGCGGCGGGGTCGAGTTCAACCTGCTGAACGGCATCGGCCTCCAGGCCTCCTATGACCGCGTCTTCGTGGACGGCGGTGATCCCGGCGTCTTCGCCGCCGGCCTGCACTACGCATTCCGGATCCCCGGGCTTTGA
- a CDS encoding AraC family transcriptional regulator codes for MAAVATLLESRSAVQALRRTLPKDGPRVVACRTPTGLRRVLHARLVDAVVLAPAAAAGGAAAELDALRGQLPGIPVLVYAGFRADDGELLLACQRHAVAAVVVEGVDDAVAGDLVTRHSLTTARRRALADAPRVLRLTEPLQRAAWDLLVRDVERPVRTGSLARQLAVSREHLSRQFGAGGAPNLKRVIDLTRVACAAQLLQNPGYSISSVVRLLGYASSSHLAGTTRRIASVPPSRLAELGPRGVLAAFARGNTRSRM; via the coding sequence GTGGCGGCGGTCGCGACACTGCTCGAGAGCCGAAGCGCCGTGCAGGCGCTCCGGCGCACGCTTCCGAAAGACGGCCCGCGGGTGGTGGCCTGCCGCACGCCCACCGGACTCCGCCGAGTGCTCCATGCGCGGTTGGTCGACGCCGTGGTACTGGCGCCTGCCGCGGCGGCCGGCGGAGCTGCGGCCGAGCTGGATGCACTCCGCGGGCAGCTTCCGGGGATTCCGGTGCTCGTATACGCCGGCTTCCGCGCCGATGACGGCGAGCTGCTTCTCGCCTGTCAGCGGCATGCCGTCGCGGCCGTCGTGGTGGAAGGTGTGGACGACGCGGTGGCCGGCGATCTCGTCACCCGCCACTCGCTCACCACGGCGCGGCGCCGCGCCCTCGCCGACGCGCCGCGGGTGCTCCGTCTCACCGAGCCGCTCCAGCGCGCCGCGTGGGATCTCCTCGTGCGCGACGTGGAGCGGCCGGTGCGCACCGGCTCGCTCGCGCGCCAGCTCGCCGTGAGCCGCGAGCACCTCTCCCGCCAGTTCGGGGCGGGCGGCGCGCCCAATCTCAAACGCGTCATCGATCTCACCCGCGTGGCCTGCGCCGCGCAGCTGCTGCAGAACCCGGGTTACTCCATCTCCTCCGTCGTCCGCCTCCTGGGCTACGCCTCGTCGAGCCACCTCGCCGGCACGACGCGCCGCATCGCGAGCGTGCCGCCCTCCCGACTGGCGGAGCTTGGTCCTCGGGGCGTGCTGGCCGCGTTTGCCCGGGGAAACACGCGGAGCCGGATGTAG
- a CDS encoding ATP-binding cassette domain-containing protein has translation MIRLQDVHKSFGPKTVLQGLTLDVPEGLNTVIIGASGSGKSVTLKLIAGLLEADAGRIEVDGCNVPDLDRAELGKLRGQIGYVFQFAALFDSMNVAENIRLGLVKRGYDEEAIKERIAESLALVDLTGAEERMPSELSGGMRKRVGIARAVALRPRYILYDEPTTGLDPITAAVMDRLMERTRDRGVTGVVVTHDMRSAFSVGDRIAMLHDGMIRQVGTPAEMQATDDPVVRQFIEGRPDSVRSA, from the coding sequence ATGATCCGCCTGCAAGACGTCCACAAGTCTTTCGGCCCAAAGACGGTGCTTCAAGGGCTCACGCTGGACGTACCGGAGGGTCTGAACACCGTCATCATCGGCGCGTCCGGGAGCGGCAAGAGCGTCACCCTGAAGCTCATCGCCGGGCTGCTCGAGGCCGATGCCGGGCGGATCGAGGTGGATGGATGCAACGTGCCGGATCTGGATCGCGCGGAGCTGGGGAAGTTGAGAGGGCAGATCGGCTACGTCTTTCAGTTCGCCGCATTGTTCGATTCGATGAACGTGGCGGAGAACATCCGGCTCGGGCTCGTGAAGCGGGGGTATGACGAAGAGGCCATCAAAGAGCGGATCGCGGAGAGCCTGGCGCTGGTCGATCTCACCGGCGCGGAGGAGCGCATGCCGTCGGAGCTCTCGGGCGGCATGCGCAAGCGGGTCGGCATCGCGCGAGCGGTGGCCCTCCGGCCGCGCTACATTCTATACGACGAGCCCACCACCGGGCTCGATCCCATAACGGCGGCGGTCATGGACCGCCTGATGGAACGCACGCGAGACCGCGGCGTCACCGGCGTGGTCGTCACCCACGACATGCGGAGCGCGTTCAGCGTCGGCGACCGCATCGCCATGCTGCACGACGGCATGATCCGCCAGGTGGGAACGCCCGCCGAGATGCAGGCGACCGACGATCCCGTCGTGCGTCAGTTCATCGAAGGACGCCCCGACAGCGTGAGGTCCGCATGA